A window of the Mus pahari chromosome 1, PAHARI_EIJ_v1.1, whole genome shotgun sequence genome harbors these coding sequences:
- the Qprt gene encoding nicotinate-nucleotide pyrophosphorylase [carboxylating] — translation MDPEGLQLLLPPTTLAALANSWLQEDCPGLNFASLVTGSVPSQAVLWAKSPGVLAGRPFFDAIFSQLNCQVSWFLPEGSKLVPVVKVAEVKGPAHHLLLGERVALNTLARCSGIASAAATAVEVARSTGWTGHVAGTRKTTPGFRLVEKYGLLVGGAACHRYDLGGLVMVKDNHVVAAGSMERAVLKARQAAGFSLKVEVECSSLKEALRAAEAGADLVMLDNFKPEELHPTAATLKAKFPSVSVEASGGVTLDNLTQFCGAHVDVISLGMLTQAAPALDFSLKLFAEGETPVPHARRF, via the exons GCCTGCAGCTCCTGTTACCCCCTACAACCCTGGCAGCCCTGGCGAACAGCTGGCTGCAAGAGGACTGCCCCGGCCTCAATTTTGCATCCTTGGTTACCGGATCCGTACCCTCGCAGGCTGTGCTGTGGGCCAAATCTCCTGGGGTTCTGGCAGGGCGACCCTTCTTTGACGCCATCTTCTCTCAGCTCAACTGCCAAGTGTCCTGGTTCCTCCCGGAGGGATCGAAGCTGGTACCTGTGGTCAAGGTGGCAGAGGTCAAGGGACCTGCCCACCACCTGCTGCTGGGGGAACGGGTGGCCCTTAACACCCTGGCCCGCTGCAGTGGGATTGCCAGCGCGGCAGCGACAGCTGTGGAGGTGGCCAGGAGCACCGGCTGGACTGGACACGTGGCGGGCACGAGGAAGACCACGCCGGGGTTCCGACTGGTGGAGAAGTATGGGCTCCTAGTAGGCGGGGCAGCATGCCACCGCTACGACCTGGGAGGGCTGGTGATGGTGAAAGACAACCACGTGGTGGCGGCCGGCAGCATGGAAAGG GCAGTGCTGAAGGCCCGCCAGGCAGCTGGGTTTTCCCTGAAGGTAGAGGTGGAGTGTAGCAGCCTGAAGGAGGCCTTGCGGGCAGCAGAGGCTGGGGCTGACCTGGTAATGCTGGACAACTTTAAGCCTGAG GAGCTGCACCCCACAGCAGCTACACTTAAAGCCAAATTCCCCAgtgtgtctgtggaagccagtgGGGGCGTCACGCTGGACAACCTCACCCAGTTCTGTGGGGCACACGTTGACGTCATCTCGTTGGGGATGCTGACCCAGGCCGCACCAGCCCTGGATTTTTCCCTCAAACTGTTTGCTGAAGGAGAGACTCCAGTGCCTCATGCTCGCCGGTTCTAA